Proteins from one Agelaius phoeniceus isolate bAgePho1 chromosome 10, bAgePho1.hap1, whole genome shotgun sequence genomic window:
- the B3GALNT1 gene encoding UDP-GalNAc:beta-1,3-N-acetylgalactosaminyltransferase 1 — protein MIPVLINALCMRPLKWIFVCLVVFSTITVWYIMSSPRAALETVNPLYFYEYEPVHRQPRPFTLRPRPTCTDLRPFLVILVASSPGDLKARQAIRITWGSRDSWWGQRILTLFLLGQDTQREDRVAALAVEDESILYGDIIRQDFVDTYDNLTLKTIMAFQWFSEFCSSARFFMKTDADVFINTPNLVQLLLQLNSSENVFTGYPLIDNFAYRGADRKRFISYQEYPFRLYPPYCSGLGYILDGKLALRTYELMSHVRPLKFEDVYVGICLNILKVNITLPQDAEQFFLYKIDFDICKYRRLIAVHGLTSSELIQFWQDLSANTSKPCL, from the coding sequence ATGATCCCGGTCCTGATCAACGCCTTGTGCATGAGACCTTTGAAATGGATTTTCGTGTGTCTGGTGGTGTTTTCCACGATAACCGTGTGGTACATAATGTcctcccccagggctgccctggagACTGTGAACCCTCTGTACTTCTACGAGTACGAGCCCGTGCACCGGCAGCCGCGCCCGTTCACGCTGCGCCCGCGCCCCACCTGCACCGACCTCCGCCCCTTCCTGGTCATCCTGGTGGCTTCCAGCCCCGGGGACCTGAAAGCCAGGCAGGCCATCAGGATCACGTGGGGCTCCCGGGACTCCTGGTGGGGCCAGCGCATCCTGACGCTGTTCCTGCTGGGGCAGGACACGCAGAGGGAGGACAGGGTGGCGGCGCTGGCGGTGGAGGACGAGAGCATCCTCTACGGGGACATCATCCGCCAGGACTTCGTGGACACGTATGACAACCTCACCCTGAAGACCATCATGGCCTTCCAGTGGTTCTCTGAGTTCTGTTCCAGCGCCAGGTTCTTCATGAAGACCGACGCCGATGTCTTCATCAACACTCCCAACctggtgcagctcctgctgcagctgaactCCTCAGAGAACGTTTTCACCGGGTACCCCCTCATCGATAACTTCGCCTACCGAGGCGCTGACAGGAAAAGGTTCATCTCCTACCAGGAATATCCCTTCAGGCTCTATCCTCCCTACTGCAGCGGCCTGGGATACATCCTGGATGGAAAACTGGCCCTGAGGACTTACGAGCTGATGAGCCACGTCAGACCTCTGAAATTTGAGGATGTTTATGTGGGGATTTGCTTAAATATACTCAAAGTCAACATCACTCTTCCACAAGATGCAGAACAATTCTTTCTCTATAAAATCGACTTTGATATCTGTAAGTACAGACGTTTGATTGCAGTTCATGGCCTTACATCAAGTGAACTGATCCAGTTTTGGCAGGATTTGTCAGCCAACACTTCAAAACCTTGCCTTTGA